The nucleotide window TAATAGTTGGCTGCAGAGCAGAGAAGAGCCAAGCAGGCAAGCACAAGCAGACAAGCAGTCAACCGAATAGCAATCTAGCACAAGCATCCACCAAGCCACAACGATTTATATACAACTAATAGCAGAAAGCACAGGAAGGAGCGCATCTATCCAGGTCTTAACAATCCAGCACGAGCACAGGAAGCAGAGCAAAGGAAGCAGGGGAGGAAGCAGAGGAAGCAGGGGACTAGGGGGGAAACGTACCTACGCGCAGGAGGTTGTGGAGAAGTCCAGAGCAGAGAAGGGGTCACGAATGAGGCGGAAGTCAGGGACGCGGCGCCGTCACGGATGTAGCAGAAGTCGCGGATGCAGCGGAAGCTGCGACCGGAAGCGAGCAGGGCACGCGACGGGATGGAGGAGgtagacgccgccgccgccgccggattcCAGGTGGACCTCCAccctcttctctttccctctctcCTCCTTTCCCTCTCGACGGCGGGGACTCCAAGATTGCGAGGCCTCTTTCCTTTCCCCCCGCGCAGAAGGATATTCGCCGCTTCGCGCGCACTCTCCCGCGCTTGTTTCCCCTCGCGCGCAACTCTCTCGCGCTTGTTTCCCTCCCGCGCGCGCGCGCATCTGCTCTCGTGCGGCGTCCAGGCGGACGCCCAATCTCGCTTAGGCGACGCCTTCCGACGCAAGGCGACGACATACGACCTTCGGTCGTGGCGAGCCCGACGCCCAGCTTCAAAAATCGCTTGGACGCCAagtcgtcgcctaggcgacgccttaatAACTATGATCACTGTGGCAACTAAGGGAAAAGAGAGGCTCATCTATGGATAATGATAAATAGATAGTGCTGTGAATAAAATCAGTCACGACTCAGGACCTACAGAGTGAGTAGGTTCTAAAAATCATTAACTATAGTTGCTACACAGCATAATTTGGGTATCATAGGAACACCTGTTGCTTGTCTAGAACCAAGTATACAGCTGGTAGACCAGTTTGTAGAACACTGGTGACAACGGTAGATGGGAGAAGGGCTGTTCCTAATGCATGTAGCAGGTTTCACTCTCGAGGGCTTACAGGTTCACATCCCTTCTTTTAAATACTCCCACATAAAAGTTAGGGTAAACTTAATAAGAAAAGTTGTACCCTTAAGATACTTGTTAACTTTCTCAAAGAAACAACAAATTTAGATTTCTTCAAAAGTGTAACCACTAACCAATATGTGGCTAAATTATTTGTCATGTATAAATGAATTTTCACAATCCTCACCAAATTATCCTATCTATAACTGTTGTAAAATCAATACGATAAATCAACATGAAGCAAACAAACTTGATAGGTTGTCACATGTAAATTTCTTCAGATGTAACAAAACAATTTGTGATTAAGATGTTACTTTAACTTGTGAAGAGTAACCTGCTCTCAGTGTTTTCCAACGCTAAACGGTTGGTCACTTACTGTTTAGCCATTATTCAAACTAAACAGACATTTAAATTTACAAAACAAGCATTTAAAAAGGATAAAATAGCCAATTAAACAGAAACTGTGTACCACTGTATAGCGCTTAAATGCTGTCTAAACAGGCTAAACAAATGATTAGGCAAACAGTGCTCGCTTGGTTTTGTGGTTCAAAAAGTTGGACGGTTCCATTGTACAGCATATATCGCGTGCTAGAACTTATTCCAGCTTAATTAAGAATCAAAGTACGAGTAAAATACCTCAAGCAAATTGTACCGCTCCAGGAGAGTCCTTTTTGGCAGTACACCTATTGAAAGCTTTACAGGGATAAGAAACTTCAAAATTCTCCTAAAAAATGGAACACAAGTTAGAGTCTAAACAACCAGGTCTGTCAAACCACAAGCCAGAAAACTCCATGGAATTGAAGTACCTCAAATTTGACTCGCTTTGAGGATTGCAATGCATCAAAGCATAAGTTAGCTTCTGATCTGCCTGATCCAATTAAACAAAATCTGGTGTAAGCAGTTTTCCTGCTTTGTTGTTCAAATCACCATAGTATGTAACCATGAATAAGTTAAAATGTGTGAGAGACAGAGCTTACAACAAGAAAGTTCTCGTTAAACACCTCCAACCGCCCAGTGTAGTACATATAAGTGACCTGTACCATCACAAGTGGCAACAAAATGTCAACATAACCGATTAAGTCTCTGAGAGGGAAACATGTCTgtaaactatgttcatctcaccTTGTCTTTCACTGGAAAATCTTCAAAATCAAAATTCCTTGCAGTTTCGATACTTCTTATGACACTACGGCAAAGGTTTACTGTTCCAAGCTGCATAATTTCATCATCAGCTTCAAGCGCTTGTTTAACTTAAAAAAAATACAGAACTGATGCACTAGTGCACATACTACACCTAGTCACTTACTACTTATACTCTCCGCATATCGTATATATTACCTTATGTTCGATTAGAACCCAATTACAAAGTTACATATACCAGAACAAAAGTTTACAAGGAAAATCATCCTACCCTGAAGTAAATTTTGAATAGCTGGCAGGTAACATAGAGTGCTCCAATGCGCTTAGGTCCTTTCACCTGAAACATTGGAGAGAAAATAGCTATCACAACACAAATTATGGTAAAAGTAAAtatctctatctatctatctctccACACCATACCATTTCTATCTCTATGCTAAGTTGCTAACAAATGATTGTTGGGGCATTTGTATTTGGCTTCTTCTTTGAGATAAGCTATGGATAATAGTCACTTCTTTCTTATTCCAGCCTAATGTTATGCATGTTTTGATCCTGGTAGTAGTAAGTCTAAAggatatttattatttgagctaCAAGCTGCTATATTCCTGTTGCAACACCGAGCATGTTTGCTAGTATATTAAGTTAAGATTCTATGATTTCTACCAAATATGTAGAGATATGCTGAATGCAATGGAAACTATAATGGCAGAAATAAAAACTCTGCAAGTGTTAGAACCAAAACACAGGTTTGGGGCTGAATTTCAGATTTCATTAGCCATACCACAACTATGgcaggttggggatacatataggATAACTTGCTTGAGCCTTAAGAAAGCTACAGCATATTCTAGAGATGCTAAAGTAGATGCTAGGAATAAAGATAAGGGCTGACACAGCCACCAACTACTCTAGATAAGTATCCTAAGTAGACAAGGACAAGACTTATAGCTgacattctccccctaagtcttgtgtggCGCCTTCTGGGGAATTTGAACCATCCCAATCCTGGCGCGAAGCTCCTCGAACTTGACCCGTCCAAGGGACTTGGTGAGAAGATCGGCGAGCTGATCCTGGGTGTTGATGTAGCCGGCCTTGATGCTCCCCTCATCCAAACAGCTCCtgatgaagtggtacttgatgCGGATATGCTTGCTGCGCTCATGGAAGACAGGGTTCTTCGCCAAAGCCAAGGCGGACTtgttgtccaccctgagctccactgcTTCTGTGTCCCTGCCCAGGAGATCGCGTAGCAGCCGAGCCAACCAGAgagcctgagtcgaagcggttgtGGCAGCGATGTACTCCGCCTTGCAACTGGACAGAGCCACCACTtgttgcttgaccgactgccagttGATTagacacttgccgaggaagaatagCATCCCGCTGGTGCTCTTGCTTGTGTCGATGTTGCCGGCGAGGTCGCTGTCGTTGTACTCGATGAAGTGCTCCGCACCGGGACACCTCGGGTAGTGCAAGCCGTAGTCGGAAGTACCCGCGACGTAGCGGAGGATCCTCTTGACGGCCTACTcatgctccgtcgtcggtcgctgcatgaaccgactgacGTAGCCAACGGCGAATGTcaggtccggccgtgtgtggacgAGCTAGCGAAGGCTGCCCACAATGCACCGGTACCGCGTGGCGTCGACCTCCTTcgccgtgctgtcgcggctcagctttagCCTCTCCTCCATGGGAGTGTGTTTGGTTGCAGCCGGTGAGCCTGCCCAGCTCGACGATGCGCTTGGCGTAGACGGTCTGGCGAAGGGAGATGCCGGAGCTATCCTGGTGGACCTTGatccccaggtagaaggagagaaggCCCAAGTCGCTCATCTGGAaggtcgccttcatctcctccttgaatGACTCCATCTCGgcctccttggtgccggtgataaCCAAATCATCGACGTAGACGCCTACCAACAAGGTGTTGCCTCCCTTGCCCCGCCGGTAGACTGCAGCCTCGTGAGGACTTTGCTGGAACCCCATTTGCTTGAGAGTGGAGTCCAGCTTGGCGTTCCAAGCTCGGGGTGCCTACCGCAAGCCGTAGCGGGCCTTGCGTAGGCGAAGAACCTTGTTCTCCTTGCCGGGGATGacgaatcccggcggctggtggacgtagacctcctccttcaggtcaccgttgaggaaggcggacttgacgtccatgtggtgcacacgccaaccctcctgagccgccagcgcgaggagacagacggactccatccgtgcaaCGGACgcgaaggcgtcgtcgaagtcgactctCTACTGCTGGACGAACCCGCGGGCCACCagacgcgccttgtgcttgatcaccaCCCCGGcctcatccttcttgagcttgtagacccacttaagggtgatggcGCAGTGGCCGGCAGGAAGATCCGCCAGCTCCCACGTCCGGTTCCGCTCGACCGCATCATCTCCTGCTGCATCGCGGCGCACCATGCCGCGTCTCCCTCCGCCTCAGCGAAGGAGCGGGgctcgccgtcctcgtgcgccaGGTGCAGCTCCGCCTCGAAGTCGTGCACCGCCAGCCCAGGAACAGGCTGATCACCAAAGATGTTGTCCAAGGTGCGGTAGCGCAGAGGGTCATTGTCGTGGTAGGCATCGACGCGGTCCTCGTCGTCGGACAGCGGAGTGGCGAACTCCACCGTGCGCTGCTGGTCACGGACCAAGGCTGCTATTGCCGATCTCGGAGGTGTGGGCGCCGATGCAGGAGATTGGGGAGCCGGTGTAGGAGAGCGGGGTGTAGCCGGTGGTACAGGTGGTGGAGGACTTGCTGGTGGTGTAGGCGGTGGTACAGGTGGTGGAGGACTTGTTTGAGCCTTAAGAAAGCTACAATATATTCTAGAGATGCTAAAGTAGATGCTAGGGATAAAGATAAGGGCTGACACAGCCACCAACTACTCTAGATAAGTATCCTAAGTAGATAAGAACAAGACTTATAGCTGTCAACGAGTTCAAACTATTGCAATTAATATTTTACCATAGCAATGCGTGGGCAATCAACTATTTATTTGTAAGTTGGACATGTCATGTGATTTTTCAGAGATATATGGTTTTCCTCTAAGATTAAAGTGGTTTTTTTCATGTAcatgataaaagaaaaacaaatactGGATCATGTTTGTTATTGGAATAGGGGCATACGGGGATTTTGCCCATTTCAATGCACAGGCATATTTGCTAGTGATTCATCAAAGACCAAACTGAACATACGGGGATTTTTTTCCCATTTCAGTGATTCATCAAAGACTAAACTGAACATACGGGGGATTTTTCTTTCCCATTTCAATGCACAGGCATATTTGCTAGTGATTCATCAAAGATCAAACTGAAGGGATAGCCACAAAAGGTCCAGGAAGATTTCTAACTAAAATAACCCCCTCAATGGGGTTCCTCATAAGTTAATGAATCAGAAAATGATAAGACATTGCATCAAATGATAGTTTATCCTCTATAATCCCAACATCAACTATTCAAGCCTAGCTGGTTAGCACAACAACTAACAAATGCAGTTCACAACTGTTCTGGCAATTCATCTGATGCTTAGAAAGTCCAAATTCTGATTAAGAAGACTGAACAAATCTTTTGAACGATAACATACCGCTAGTGTGCCGAAAACCTTCATCAGAAAGGACCCAGCCGCCTGAAGCTTGTCGGGGTTCTTTCCATTCGTCGCAAGCTCCCTATCTGCCTACACCAAGATAACAAACCAGAATACGTGAGCCAAAATACCAATACCAAAAAAATTACAAACCCAGATCAGCCACCTCCGCTCACCTTCTCGGCGATTAGCCTGATCTCGAGCGCCACCGTGTGCATCGCGTCCATCGCCCACGGCGTCTCCCAGTTCCTAAACTCCTGCAGGAACGCGCTGCAACCAAAAACACGTCACGTCCTCGAAAACTCCAATAGATTGAATCGAATCGGGAGGATGCGGAACGAACTTGGAGGCCTTCTCGAACGAGGAGTAGGCGTCGGCGAAGCGCTGGATGGAGTGGGAGTGGATGGCGCGGAGCAACGGGACGAGGAAGTCGGCGAGGTGGGGGAAGCGGTCTCCGGCGAGGCGCGGGAAGTCCGGGAAGGCGGCGAGCGCGTCGGAGAGCGGGGTGGAGGCCGGCGCGGAGGAGACGGAGAGGAGGGAGGCGAGCGCCGCGCCGTCGGAGTAGGAGATGGCGTTGGTCACGCGAGAGAGGTAGTCGCCGATGCGGCGGTGCGCCTCACCCATGCTCAGGTACGCCGCCATCTCCAGCGACAGCGGCCGCGTTGGGGTTTGGGGTTTCCGAgtttcgcggcggcggcggctggaagAAAGCCGGTACACGGGTACAGGTCCGAGTTGCCAGTTACGAAGGGTGGCTGCGATCAGTAATCCTCGCCGTCAAGGTTGGTCGCCGTTGGAAGCTGTGGGCTTGCGTTGAAGAGCAAATTGAAACACATACTTCCACAGATTCCGTCGTGGAAccccgccgccccccccccccccccccccccccccccctttttttttaaTTCCCTGTGTCCTATTAAAAAAAATCGTAATACCCTATGTGTCCCTAAAAAATTTTAGCGGTATTCAGTGCCACTGCTTTAACTTTTTTATGCCCTCCATATCACTACCGTCAGtttaggctctaacgccgtcaaactgtaggtgtgaaaagtcgaaaatacccttaagtctaaatatgtcattaattgtTTTTAGCATCTGAACGActccaaataaaaaaactcaaaactagaaagttgtagatctcgtcgagatctataattttcatataaaaattatcttcatttaattctgcaaaaaaagatatgatttttctaagatatattaatcatatcaaatcatatattttttgcggaattaaatgaagataatttttatataaaaattataaatctcgacgagatttacaactttatagttttgattttttttttcatttgaagtcgttaagatgctcaaaaaaattaatgacatatttagacttaatggtattttcgacttttcacacctgcagtttgacggcgttagagcccaaattgacgacagtggcatggagggcacaaaaaaagttggagcagtggtgCTGAAGACCGCTGACCTTTTCCAGAGACACACATAGTATTGCGATATTTTTTAATGACACACAAGAAATTCCTCCTTTTTTCCCTGATGAAACAGAGTTTACAAAGCTACTTATGTTTCACAGTTGTTTCATCAAGTCAAGGAAATAGAGAGGACTTTAAACAAATaacatataattttttttgtagcaCATAGCTCAACAGTTTTTCTATGGCTCATAGGCCTTGTTCACTTCGCTAAaaaacc belongs to Miscanthus floridulus cultivar M001 chromosome 4, ASM1932011v1, whole genome shotgun sequence and includes:
- the LOC136549808 gene encoding enhanced ethylene response protein 5-like, which codes for MAAYLSMGEAHRRIGDYLSRVTNAISYSDGAALASLLSVSSAPASTPLSDALAAFPDFPRLAGDRFPHLADFLVPLLRAIHSHSIQRFADAYSSFEKASNAFLQEFRNWETPWAMDAMHTVALEIRLIAEKADRELATNGKNPDKLQAAGSFLMKVFGTLAVKGPKRIGALYVTCQLFKIYFRLGTVNLCRSVIRSIETARNFDFEDFPVKDKVTYMYYTGRLEVFNENFLVADQKLTYALMHCNPQSESNLRRILKFLIPVKLSIGVLPKRTLLERYNLLEYADVVTALKRGDLRLLRQALDRHEDQFLKSGVYLVLEKLELQVYQRLVKKIHIIQRQKEPAKAHQIKLDVVVKALKWLEIDMDVDEVECIMACLIYKNLIKGYFAHKSKVLVLSKQDPFPKLNGKPV